AGCGACAGGACTGCTGTCGATTTTTTATATCTTGGCACTAGTGTCCGGTTAAGGTCGGCTTAAAACGTCATAACATATTGTTATTAATAGGATAAAATCCTTTTTTGCATGGGCAACCCCTTGATTTTGGCTTTTTGCCCCAGTAGAGCCCTTCGCATGACATCAAAGCGAAGGGAGATGCACATGTATCAAGGGAGAACCGTCTTTTCGCAGGTACTTGATTTTTTGCCACGGAAAAGCTTTCGTACCTGTGTTAAACGTTATAACGGCAACTACCGAATTCGTTCTTTCTCATGCTACGAGCAGTTCCTGTGTATGGCATTTGCGCAACTGACCTATCGTGAAAGCCTACGCGATACAGTTCTTTGCTTACGGGGGATGCACAACAAGCTTCATAACGTCGGAATCCAGTGTAAAGTTGCCAGGAGCACGCTTGCCGATGCCAATGAAAAACGGGATTGGCGTATTTACTGCGACTTCGCCCAGGCTTTGATCGGACAGGCCCGAAAACTTTATGCAGATGAAGATTTCGGCCTCGAACTCGAAGAAACGGTTTATGCCCTGGATGCATCCACAATCGACCTTTGTCGCTCGGTTTTTCCATGGGCACGGTTTCGATCCACCAAAAGCGGGATAAAGGTCCATACGTTGCTCGATCTCAGGGGCAATATCCCGTCATTTGTGCGCATAACCGATGCCAATGTTCATGATGTCAATATTCTTGATGAACTGCTTCCGGAACCCGGTTCGATTTATGTAATGGATCGTGCCTATCTTGATTTCGACCGGCTCCATCGACTACATCGCCGGTGGGCTTTCTTCATCCTGAGGACCAAAGCCAACACCAAGTTGAGACGGCTCTACTCCTCACCAGTGGATAAATCCAGTGGCGTGATCTGTGATCAAACCGTTCGCCCGGTGGTGTATAAATCGGCCATTGGCTATCCGGAAAAATTGCGACGAATAAAATATTTCGATACTGAAACCGAAAAACGCCTGACGTTCTTAACCAATCATTTCGAATTAGAGGCCCGGACCGTAGCTGATTTGTATAAATCCCGCTGGCAAGTGGAGCTGTTTTTCAAATGGATCAAGCAGCACCTGCGGATAAAGAAATTTTTCGGGGTTTCGGAAACCGCCGTAAAAACCCAGATCTGGATCGCTATATCCGTTTATGTGCTGGTGGCCATCATGAAAAAACGCCTGGCCCTTGACCAGAGCCTCTACACAATTTTTCAGGTTCTGAGTATTACTCTTTTTGAGAAAACCCTTATTTCACGAGCATTGACAGAAAATGATTACAATAACAAATTTACTTCTGGACATATCCAACTGAATTTATTTGATTCTTAACCGGACACTAATGATATCTTGGGTGTCTGGCTGATGATCGCATTAGGTCCCACCGGTGCCGGCTTCATGTGGCTGCTGCTCTTCTCGATCATGGCCGGAGTTCTTTTGGGCTTTACCGGTGCCGTTGCATCGTTTGGGCTGAATCTGATCACGGTTGCAGGGCTCAGCGTACTGGTTTTAAAAAAAGAAATTACCTGGACCCTCCTGCCTGAAAA
This window of the uncultured Desulfosarcina sp. genome carries:
- a CDS encoding IS4 family transposase yields the protein MYQGRTVFSQVLDFLPRKSFRTCVKRYNGNYRIRSFSCYEQFLCMAFAQLTYRESLRDTVLCLRGMHNKLHNVGIQCKVARSTLADANEKRDWRIYCDFAQALIGQARKLYADEDFGLELEETVYALDASTIDLCRSVFPWARFRSTKSGIKVHTLLDLRGNIPSFVRITDANVHDVNILDELLPEPGSIYVMDRAYLDFDRLHRLHRRWAFFILRTKANTKLRRLYSSPVDKSSGVICDQTVRPVVYKSAIGYPEKLRRIKYFDTETEKRLTFLTNHFELEARTVADLYKSRWQVELFFKWIKQHLRIKKFFGVSETAVKTQIWIAISVYVLVAIMKKRLALDQSLYTIFQVLSITLFEKTLISRALTENDYNNKFTSGHIQLNLFDS